The genomic segment AATATGACATTTAGTAACAAAATTGACGATTGACAAAATCTCAAACAACGATTTTGATTTTTGCGGAAGATTCTTTTCAAGTGACATGAAACCTTTGCAACGTGCTGAATATTTTACAAACATGACATTTGGTAACAAACTTGACGATTGACAAAAAATCTCAAATAACGATTTTGATCTTTGTGGAAGATTCTTTTCAACTGACACGAAACCTTTGCAACATGCTGAATATTTTACAAACATGATCTTTGGTAGCAAACTTGGCGATTGATAAAAATCTCAAACAACAATTTTGATTTTTGCGGAGGATTTTTTTCAACTGAGTTGAAATCATCACAACACGCTGAATATTTTGCGAACTTGATCTTTGGGAACAAACTTGACAATTGATAAAATCTCAAACAACAATTTTGATTTTTGTAAACGATTCTTTTCAACAAATTTGAAAACGATTTAAATATCTGAATACACAAAATATATTTGAATATTGACAATAATCTATACAATTGATAAAATCTTTAAAATTTTGTATATGAATTACGAATTTCAACGAACATAAAAATATTGGAAGTAGATGAATAATCAATAAAATTTAATTGTTATGCTAAGAATTCGCAACAAAAAAACACAGAAACAAGCTAACCCGGCGCTGAACTCGCTGCGACATGTAAGTCGCTGATTTTATTGTTAATAATTGATTCTCATTAAATGAGAATCAAGCAAAATTAACCTGTCTTATTGCAGACAGTTTTCTACTCCGACATGCACTTTCACCGCTGGTGTCTGATGTATGAAGCTTGGAGGACAACGTAGCCCGTGTCCGTAAGGACTGGAGAGCAAACCGTGAGGGGGACTCAACTCTGGAAGCATCGAACCGGAGCGGGAGCCAGGAATGATGATATGGATAACACATGTGAACTGCTGATAAACGTCGTGAGCGCCAGTAAGCCAAAGATGCTGACAGGCTTGAGCCAAAAGGCAAGGGGTGTGGTCGGAGCGTTCGAGTTTCGCTCTGCGCAATCTACAATTCCCCCGGCGGACAGGCAGATCCTAAGTCATCGTGTAAAATCAGTGGAACATGGTAAGCCTGACTGTCTCCGCACCAGCGGAAACCGACCCGCAAGGGCAGGCCACAGGCAGGCAGGTATGGGAGGCTGGAAAAAGCGAATGCCGTCTTGTAATGAGGCGGACAGGGGTTCAAAATTTGCCCTGACTCGAAAGAGTGCAGACTTCCAGCAGGTCTTGAATCACGAAAAAGGTTTGAAAAGATGTTACCGGGAGCGCACGGTTAGACGACAGCCAGAAGCTGTTGACGGCATCCCGGGCGATGGAAAAAGATGGAATTCCATAATATGGAAAGAAATTTTCAAAATCGTAAATCGAATACAAGCCCGTATCGTGAAGGCAGTAAAAGCAGGAGACACGAAGAAAGTTCGAGGATTACAACGGCTCCTGCGGCGCTCAAAGGCTGCGAAATTAATGGCAGTCAGACGAGTAACCTCAAACCGGGGAAAGAAAACACCGGGTATTGACAATGTAAGACTTAATACACCGGCTAAAAAACAGCAGGCTGTCCGACAGCTTAACTCTTGGAAATATAAAGCAATTCCACTTAAACGCATTTATATTCCCAAGAAGAACAAGAAAAAACGCCCACTGGGAATTCCTTCAATGATTGACAGATGCGAACAGGCATTGGAAATGCTCGCACTTGATCCAATATCCGAATGTAAAGCAGATAAATGCTCAAACGGATTTCGGAAAAAAAGAGCGGCACATGATGCAATAGAAGGCTGTTACAACGCACTTCGTCTGAAAGGAAGCCCTGCGTGGATACTGGAAGCTGACATTAAAGGATGTTTTGATAATATTTCGCATGACTGGATAATGGGAAACGTTCCAGCCAGTCAAAGGAAACTCAGGGCATGGCTGAAATCAGGCTATCTGGAAAAAAGTATGTTTTACCCGACCGCATCCGGCACACCCCAGGGAGGAATTATCTCCCCTGTTCTCGCAAACATGAGCCTTGACGGAATGGAAGAAATGTTAAAAAAAGCATTTCCCAGGACAAAAAAGGTGCATATGGTGCGGTATGCGGATGATTTCATAATCACAGGAGAGTCAAAAGAACTTCTTGAAAACAAAGTCAAACCCCTGATAGAAGAATTTCTTGAAAAAAGAGGACTGACGTTATCAAGTGAGAAAACAAAAATCAGCCACATAAACGGCGGATTTGATTTTCTTGGATTCAACATACGAAAATACAAAGGAAAGCTGTTGACAAAACCGTCAAAATCAAGCATTGCATCAATAAAAGAGAAAATCAGGGAAACCGTAAAAACCAATAAAACGGTTAAAACAGAAAACCTGATAGAAAAACTCAACCCTGTAATAAGGGGCTGGGGAAATTACTTCCGGCATTCAGCCAGTAAAAGGACTTTCACCAGTATTGACCATGCAGTATTTGAAATGACGTGGAAATGGGCAAAACGGAGACATCCTGGAAAATCTCCTAAATGGATTAAATCCAAATATTTTCAACAGGAGAAAAACAGGAACTGGGTATTCAAAGAAAAAAGAAACAGATATTCATTATTTAAAATGGATTCTATCCCTATTCGGAGACACATAAAGATCAAAGGGGAGGCGAACCCCTATGACCCGAAATGGTACGAATATTTTACAGAACGTGCCATGAAACTCCAAAAGCAAAACATCAGAACAAGACAGGATATTCTATGGATAGAGCAAAAAGGCATCTGTCCGGCATGTCAAACCGAACTCGACAAAGGGGAGGAATGGCACACACACCACCTGAAACCAAAAAGTAAAGGGGGTAAGGACAACCTGGAAAATCTTGTTTTGATTCACTCCGTATGCCACAGACAGATTCATGCAAACCCGAATACAGGATGTTTGCTGCCGGATGCTTCACGGCATTTTATCAAGGCTTGAGCCGTATGAGGTGAAAGTCTCACGTACGGTTCTTAGGGGGGAAAGAGACAGCAATGTCTCCGACCTACCCGGCGACGCAAAAGGTTTCCGCTCCCTATCGGTCGCTCCAACCTTTTGCGCCGGTTAGCTTA from the Desulfonema limicola genome contains:
- the ltrA gene encoding group II intron reverse transcriptase/maturase, producing the protein MRGTQLWKHRTGAGARNDDMDNTCELLINVVSASKPKMLTGLSQKARGVVGAFEFRSAQSTIPPADRQILSHRVKSVEHGKPDCLRTSGNRPARAGHRQAGMGGWKKRMPSCNEADRGSKFALTRKSADFQQVLNHEKGLKRCYRERTVRRQPEAVDGIPGDGKRWNSIIWKEIFKIVNRIQARIVKAVKAGDTKKVRGLQRLLRRSKAAKLMAVRRVTSNRGKKTPGIDNVRLNTPAKKQQAVRQLNSWKYKAIPLKRIYIPKKNKKKRPLGIPSMIDRCEQALEMLALDPISECKADKCSNGFRKKRAAHDAIEGCYNALRLKGSPAWILEADIKGCFDNISHDWIMGNVPASQRKLRAWLKSGYLEKSMFYPTASGTPQGGIISPVLANMSLDGMEEMLKKAFPRTKKVHMVRYADDFIITGESKELLENKVKPLIEEFLEKRGLTLSSEKTKISHINGGFDFLGFNIRKYKGKLLTKPSKSSIASIKEKIRETVKTNKTVKTENLIEKLNPVIRGWGNYFRHSASKRTFTSIDHAVFEMTWKWAKRRHPGKSPKWIKSKYFQQEKNRNWVFKEKRNRYSLFKMDSIPIRRHIKIKGEANPYDPKWYEYFTERAMKLQKQNIRTRQDILWIEQKGICPACQTELDKGEEWHTHHLKPKSKGGKDNLENLVLIHSVCHRQIHANPNTGCLLPDASRHFIKA